Proteins from a single region of Chryseobacterium sp. W4I1:
- a CDS encoding TonB-dependent siderophore receptor, giving the protein MVRKFAASQFKKSVITLFVAASQFLLSQSGDTIREKTILPIQLYKKDFKEILPAQVLSGEQLERLNSQSVADALRYFSGVQIKDYGGMGGLKTVNIRSMGSQHVGVFYDGIQLGNVQNGIVDLGKFSLDDLEAISLYNGQKSEIFQPAKDFGSSGSIYLQPKTPIFKGDKKTNLAVKLKLGSISLFNPSFRVEQKLSDRVSASFSSEFVQSDGLYKFKYEKKNSDGSVANDTIARRYDSYIRAKRFEGALNGTINDGSWSVRGYGYISDRGVPTAIVNNNFTPKGQQMLDENYFVQASFRKKLFPKFETQVKAKFAYDYTRFLDTVNVATTVLPIDNSYVQRELYFSNSNIYSITQNWDVSASFDFQYNNLDASLRDFSYPTRYTSLVAFATTYQWNRFKFLGSLLGTFVHEEVKMNSKSPDKTEWTPSAFLSYQPLKSKEFTVRAFYKRVFRMPTFNDLYYTMIGNVMLKPEYTNQYDAGFTYEKLYDHQFFKGIYVKVDGYYNEVENKIIAVPTTNLFRWMMVNLGEVKIIGADVNVQAEFDINKVKLKPLVSYTYQRAGDYTDKTDDYYGDQISYVPWHALTFTMMADYKDWSFNYSFMYTGERYDAQLNNIKANYLQPWYTHDLSVQKKFNWHSRQIKAGFEVNNVLNQYYDMVRNYPMPGRNFKLIVSFTL; this is encoded by the coding sequence ATGGTCAGAAAATTTGCTGCTTCACAGTTTAAAAAAAGTGTTATCACATTATTTGTGGCAGCATCTCAATTTCTATTGTCCCAATCCGGGGACACCATAAGAGAGAAAACCATTCTTCCTATTCAGCTTTACAAAAAAGATTTTAAAGAAATTCTTCCCGCACAGGTACTTTCCGGAGAACAGCTTGAAAGGCTGAACAGCCAGTCGGTAGCTGATGCATTAAGGTATTTTTCAGGAGTTCAGATCAAAGATTATGGCGGGATGGGCGGCTTGAAAACAGTGAATATCCGAAGTATGGGAAGCCAGCATGTGGGTGTTTTCTATGATGGTATCCAGCTGGGAAATGTTCAGAACGGAATCGTGGATCTTGGAAAGTTTTCATTGGATGATCTTGAAGCCATTTCTTTATACAACGGTCAGAAAAGTGAAATTTTCCAGCCTGCAAAGGATTTCGGATCTTCCGGATCTATTTATCTTCAGCCTAAAACACCTATTTTTAAAGGAGATAAGAAGACCAACTTAGCGGTGAAGCTGAAATTAGGCTCCATCAGTTTATTTAATCCTTCCTTCCGTGTGGAACAGAAGCTTTCAGATAGAGTTTCTGCAAGTTTCAGTTCAGAATTTGTACAGAGTGATGGATTGTATAAGTTTAAATACGAAAAGAAAAATTCTGACGGCTCCGTTGCCAACGATACCATTGCGAGAAGATATGATTCCTATATCCGTGCGAAGCGTTTTGAAGGGGCCTTAAACGGGACCATTAATGACGGAAGCTGGAGCGTACGTGGTTATGGCTATATTTCCGATCGTGGAGTTCCCACAGCCATTGTTAATAATAATTTCACGCCTAAAGGTCAGCAGATGCTGGATGAGAACTATTTTGTTCAGGCCAGTTTCCGTAAAAAATTATTTCCAAAATTCGAAACGCAGGTCAAAGCTAAATTTGCCTATGACTATACCCGGTTTTTAGATACGGTGAATGTGGCAACAACTGTTCTGCCGATAGATAATTCGTATGTTCAGAGAGAGCTCTATTTTTCCAATTCCAATATCTATTCTATTACTCAAAATTGGGATGTAAGTGCAAGCTTTGACTTTCAGTATAATAATCTCGATGCCAGTTTAAGGGATTTTTCATATCCTACACGATATACTTCACTCGTTGCTTTTGCTACGACCTACCAGTGGAACCGGTTTAAATTTTTGGGAAGCCTTCTCGGAACTTTTGTCCACGAAGAAGTGAAAATGAATTCAAAATCTCCAGATAAAACCGAATGGACTCCTTCCGCTTTCCTGAGCTATCAGCCCCTCAAATCAAAAGAATTCACTGTTCGGGCTTTCTACAAAAGAGTGTTCAGGATGCCTACTTTCAATGATCTGTATTACACCATGATCGGGAACGTGATGCTGAAACCTGAATACACAAACCAGTACGACGCAGGTTTTACCTATGAGAAACTCTATGACCATCAATTTTTTAAAGGCATCTATGTGAAAGTGGATGGCTATTATAATGAAGTAGAGAACAAGATTATCGCCGTTCCTACTACCAATCTTTTCAGATGGATGATGGTGAATTTGGGTGAAGTGAAAATTATCGGGGCGGACGTGAATGTTCAGGCTGAATTTGATATTAATAAAGTGAAACTGAAACCTTTGGTAAGCTATACCTATCAGCGCGCCGGAGATTATACCGATAAAACTGACGACTATTATGGCGACCAGATTTCCTATGTGCCGTGGCATGCCTTGACCTTTACCATGATGGCAGATTATAAAGACTGGAGTTTCAATTACAGTTTTATGTACACCGGAGAGCGCTATGATGCCCAGCTGAATAATATCAAAGCCAATTATCTTCAGCCATGGTATACGCATGATTTATCCGTTCAGAAAAAATTCAACTGGCATTCTCGTCAGATTAAAGCCGGTTTTGAGGTCAATAATGTCCTTAATCAATACTATGATATGGTCAGGAATTATCCGATGCCCGGAAGAAATTTTAAACTTATTGTAAGCTTTACATTATGA
- a CDS encoding YncE family protein — MKKLNFCLLAFTLFFLFSCRTDDNIVPSETKEVSNGEDTPIKGFYLLNEGNMGSNKCTLDYFDYATGKYRKNIYGEINPNVVKELGDVGNHIMIYGSKMYVVVNVSNKIEVLEAKTAKRIKTIQLQNCRYLAFKGNKVYASSYAGPVELNPNSPPGKVVEIDTTSLNIERQVVVGYQPEEIEVIGNQLFVANSGGYMFPNYDKTVSVIDLNSFTQTKKIDVAINLHRIKKDNYGDLYVSSRGDYYNIPSSLFLVDAATGTVKKDFHVAVSGMTIVNDKLYYYGNEFNYNTHTYVKTFGIIDVKTEQVIANKIIDQQYVDEIKAPYGIAVNPYTEDIYLTDAKNYVTTGYVYCFDKTGKFKWKTEGGNIPAHFAFLYK; from the coding sequence ATGAAAAAACTAAACTTTTGCCTGCTGGCTTTTACTCTTTTCTTCCTGTTCTCATGCAGGACAGATGACAATATAGTTCCTTCGGAAACAAAAGAGGTAAGCAACGGAGAAGATACTCCTATTAAAGGCTTTTATCTTCTGAATGAAGGAAATATGGGCAGCAACAAATGTACGCTCGATTATTTCGATTATGCGACAGGAAAGTACCGCAAGAATATTTATGGAGAAATCAACCCGAATGTGGTAAAAGAACTGGGTGATGTGGGAAATCATATCATGATCTACGGAAGCAAAATGTATGTAGTGGTGAACGTTTCCAATAAAATTGAGGTATTGGAAGCGAAAACAGCCAAACGAATCAAAACCATACAGCTGCAGAACTGCCGGTATCTGGCTTTTAAAGGCAATAAAGTCTATGCCAGCAGCTATGCCGGACCCGTTGAGCTGAATCCAAACTCTCCTCCGGGGAAAGTAGTGGAAATTGATACCACATCACTGAACATTGAAAGACAGGTTGTAGTAGGATATCAACCGGAAGAAATAGAAGTGATAGGAAATCAGCTTTTTGTGGCCAACTCGGGAGGATATATGTTTCCGAATTATGATAAAACTGTTTCTGTTATTGATCTGAACAGCTTTACCCAAACTAAAAAAATTGATGTAGCTATCAACCTTCACCGTATAAAAAAAGATAATTACGGAGATCTGTATGTGAGTTCCAGAGGTGATTATTACAATATTCCGTCCAGCCTTTTCCTGGTGGATGCTGCTACAGGAACCGTGAAAAAAGACTTTCATGTTGCTGTCAGCGGAATGACAATCGTAAATGACAAGCTGTATTATTATGGGAATGAATTTAATTACAATACCCATACATACGTCAAAACCTTCGGAATCATCGATGTAAAAACAGAGCAGGTCATTGCCAACAAAATTATCGATCAGCAATATGTTGACGAAATCAAAGCACCTTACGGAATTGCGGTAAATCCTTATACAGAAGACATTTATCTAACGGATGCGAAAAACTACGTAACCACCGGATATGTATACTGTTTCGACAAGACCGGGAAATTCAAGTGGAAAACCGAAGGCGGAAATATCCCTGCTCATTTTGCTTTTTTATATAAATAA
- a CDS encoding cell surface protein has protein sequence MERKTKLILKTVLLSSVMLGTAACKSDSEEVVEEVTFPAEALKESYTVDRLKLLSIDPKIEGKLTWSINDSIISNDLQLDFVSSYAKTYPLTLKVEVKGAEKIYKSTVIVNKELTPYSKYISDVFEFRPAVGQFMNEIPEYTNGNTETDMIKKAKESLVGGNSTMITLGGFGGYVAFGFDHTIPNLEGRDFKILGNAFWGNNAGTTRSGSCEPGIIMVGYDKNKNGKPDEDEWYEIAGSEYFKNTTNKNYSITYFKPNENKPPVPGSEFWQTDVEYIKWQDNFGNSGFKTKNTFHAQSYYPLWLSNASYSLTGTRLKDNFYDQSGTGAYWVGTSYEYGYADNAPNNDEASNIDISWAVDKNGKYVKLPGIDFIKVYTGINQEAGWLGEVSTEVAGAYDLHLN, from the coding sequence ATGGAAAGAAAAACGAAACTTATTTTAAAAACGGTACTTCTCTCTTCAGTTATGCTGGGAACTGCAGCCTGTAAAAGTGACAGTGAAGAAGTTGTTGAGGAAGTGACTTTTCCTGCGGAAGCGCTTAAAGAATCCTATACTGTTGACAGACTCAAACTTTTAAGTATAGATCCTAAAATTGAAGGAAAGCTGACATGGAGTATCAATGATTCTATCATTTCAAATGATTTGCAGTTGGATTTTGTGAGTTCTTATGCAAAAACTTATCCTTTGACCTTAAAGGTAGAGGTAAAAGGAGCCGAGAAAATTTATAAATCGACGGTCATTGTTAATAAAGAGCTTACGCCTTACAGCAAATATATTTCAGATGTCTTTGAATTTCGTCCCGCTGTAGGCCAGTTCATGAATGAAATCCCGGAATATACGAACGGAAATACAGAGACGGATATGATCAAAAAAGCAAAAGAATCACTGGTTGGAGGAAATTCCACCATGATTACGCTTGGAGGCTTTGGAGGGTATGTTGCTTTCGGCTTTGATCATACCATTCCCAATCTTGAGGGAAGGGATTTTAAAATTCTCGGAAATGCATTCTGGGGAAATAATGCCGGCACCACCAGATCGGGATCTTGCGAACCCGGGATTATAATGGTCGGCTACGATAAAAACAAAAACGGCAAGCCGGATGAAGATGAATGGTACGAAATTGCCGGTAGCGAATACTTTAAAAATACAACCAATAAAAACTACAGCATAACCTACTTCAAACCCAATGAAAACAAGCCCCCCGTTCCCGGAAGTGAGTTTTGGCAGACTGATGTGGAGTACATCAAATGGCAGGATAATTTTGGGAATTCAGGATTTAAAACTAAAAATACCTTCCATGCACAAAGCTATTATCCTTTATGGCTCTCAAATGCTTCTTACAGCCTGACGGGAACCAGACTAAAGGATAATTTTTACGACCAGAGCGGAACGGGGGCTTATTGGGTAGGAACATCTTACGAATACGGATATGCAGACAACGCTCCGAATAATGATGAAGCTTCAAACATCGATATTTCCTGGGCAGTGGACAAAAACGGGAAGTATGTAAAACTTCCGGGTATCGATTTTATTAAGGTGTATACGGGAATCAATCAGGAGGCCGGCTGGCTTGGAGAAGTTTCCACAGAGGTGGCGGGAGCCTATGACCTACATCTCAATTAA
- a CDS encoding DUF5074 domain-containing protein, which yields MKKFYLFTMLFLFAFFTNAQVKVQGVPRNDIQGNSNQLNTTVTTNINFSDIQFWVGSGTNQAAFAVQWNDSKNPDALVWGFRWNGNATGEDMMKAIAKADHRFFTLLYPGTQFGTAIGGMGFDLNGQNTNALYKNGNTTYPLYPVNGIVNTGAYDFDDFTAADAGDHWGSGWYNSYWSYWVKDPTDADFGYSGVGASSRVLQNGSWDVWNFSPGLASFPISSTLTPVSVSASFASTNFTDGFFMVNEEWFGHTNGSVNFIGNNGQVNYRVYSNANNNQAFGATTQYGTIYGDKFYFISKQAADGGDTQYTPGGRLVVANVQTMQKIAGFNNIGGGDGRSFVGVNENKGYIGASNGVYVFDIANLQVGSLITGTGGGGQYAGQIGNMIRSSKYVFAVKQSAGILVIDPATDTLISTIPGSFHSVVQAKDGSIWAIQDQKVVNIHPTTFVTTSYTIPTTKYLGSWGAWNAGSFSASSKQNVLYWINSVNSFVSGTQIVKFDVTTKTFNENFAAIPGQTGTYKQIPYGAGLRVNPTTDELILNTTESGFGAHYQKNWIHTIGVNGAITNTKTLDDYYWFPAMAVFPDNTLPTVSSTFPSQVNLSSASVIDLKTVVSDEDNLSSAIVKSIKSNSNPVAVSAVINANDELVLTPVASGTADIKISFNSNGKVIEKLLTVNSTTSTLATAEVKKIEFSIYPNPVTDILTLKTQEKILNVTIYDASGKSVNAQLNNGQINVSMLPNGVYILKAVTDKAAYQQKLIKK from the coding sequence ATGAAAAAGTTTTACCTTTTTACCATGCTCTTTCTGTTTGCGTTCTTTACGAATGCGCAGGTAAAAGTGCAGGGTGTGCCCCGAAATGATATTCAGGGCAACAGCAACCAGCTGAATACGACTGTAACCACGAACATCAATTTCTCTGACATCCAGTTTTGGGTAGGAAGCGGTACCAATCAAGCTGCTTTTGCAGTACAGTGGAATGACAGTAAAAATCCTGATGCCTTGGTATGGGGATTCCGATGGAACGGCAATGCTACCGGAGAAGATATGATGAAAGCTATTGCAAAGGCAGATCACAGGTTTTTTACATTGCTTTATCCGGGCACACAGTTTGGAACAGCCATCGGAGGAATGGGATTTGACCTGAACGGACAGAATACCAATGCACTTTACAAAAATGGCAATACAACTTATCCTCTTTACCCTGTCAATGGTATTGTAAATACCGGGGCGTATGATTTCGATGATTTTACAGCTGCAGATGCCGGTGATCATTGGGGATCAGGATGGTACAACAGCTACTGGTCTTATTGGGTAAAAGATCCTACGGATGCAGATTTCGGATATTCAGGAGTAGGTGCTTCTTCCCGTGTGCTTCAGAATGGTTCATGGGATGTCTGGAATTTTAGCCCAGGACTGGCTTCTTTTCCTATTTCTTCAACGCTGACGCCAGTATCTGTTTCTGCTTCTTTTGCTTCTACCAATTTTACTGACGGGTTTTTTATGGTGAATGAAGAATGGTTCGGACATACCAACGGGTCTGTAAATTTCATCGGTAATAATGGACAGGTTAATTACCGTGTGTACAGCAATGCCAATAACAACCAGGCTTTTGGTGCTACAACGCAGTATGGAACCATCTACGGAGATAAATTCTATTTTATCTCAAAGCAGGCTGCAGATGGGGGAGATACACAATATACTCCGGGAGGAAGACTGGTCGTAGCGAATGTGCAAACGATGCAGAAAATTGCAGGATTTAATAATATCGGCGGCGGTGACGGAAGATCATTCGTAGGAGTTAATGAAAATAAAGGATATATCGGAGCGTCTAACGGTGTTTATGTATTTGATATTGCCAATTTACAGGTGGGAAGTCTCATCACCGGAACAGGTGGTGGCGGCCAATATGCCGGGCAGATCGGAAATATGATCCGTTCCTCTAAATATGTATTTGCCGTGAAGCAGTCTGCAGGGATTTTAGTAATTGATCCGGCAACTGATACTTTGATCAGTACAATTCCGGGATCTTTCCATTCTGTTGTTCAGGCAAAAGACGGTAGCATCTGGGCGATCCAGGATCAGAAAGTGGTGAATATTCATCCAACGACTTTTGTTACTACTTCATATACTATTCCAACCACTAAATATTTAGGCTCCTGGGGAGCATGGAATGCAGGAAGCTTTTCAGCGAGCAGCAAGCAGAATGTTTTATATTGGATCAATTCAGTTAACAGTTTCGTTTCAGGAACACAGATTGTAAAATTTGATGTAACGACAAAAACATTCAATGAAAATTTTGCGGCAATTCCCGGCCAGACAGGAACTTATAAGCAGATTCCATACGGAGCCGGACTTCGTGTGAACCCAACAACTGATGAGCTAATTCTTAACACTACTGAAAGTGGGTTTGGGGCACACTACCAGAAAAACTGGATCCATACTATTGGTGTTAACGGAGCCATTACCAATACAAAAACACTTGATGATTATTATTGGTTCCCGGCTATGGCAGTATTCCCGGATAATACACTTCCGACGGTGAGCAGTACCTTCCCATCACAGGTTAATCTAAGCAGTGCTTCTGTAATTGACCTGAAAACAGTAGTTTCTGACGAAGATAATCTTTCATCTGCGATTGTAAAATCAATTAAATCCAATTCTAATCCTGTGGCAGTTTCTGCAGTGATTAATGCGAATGACGAATTGGTTTTAACTCCGGTTGCTTCAGGAACGGCAGATATTAAGATCAGTTTTAATTCAAATGGGAAAGTAATAGAAAAACTGCTTACTGTCAACAGTACAACTTCTACTCTAGCTACCGCGGAAGTGAAGAAAATTGAATTCAGTATTTACCCGAATCCGGTGACAGATATTTTAACGCTTAAAACTCAGGAAAAAATCCTGAATGTTACCATTTATGATGCTTCCGGAAAATCAGTAAATGCACAGCTGAACAACGGACAGATCAATGTAAGCATGCTTCCGAACGGAGTGTATATTCTAAAAGCTGTAACAGATAAAGCAGCATATCAGCAAAAGCTGATCAAGAAATAA
- a CDS encoding T9SS type A sorting domain-containing protein: protein MKTYLLHAQRTMKAAVLTSFLLLTSTMTFAQIVKTYASSQTNQVFGVCLGCGVLNPQNAVGSNETDYSTIQVSVGLLARTEQTLIFPTTNIANNTNKLVIGIGSNGTPLSAQLLGGVSIETFNGNVSNNDYQSLNNGLINLGAGDPSKGEIELTMNIPFDRVKINVNSGLLNVGGELRVYYAYQYKDPFINFLAHSENGQFTLNKNIIAAGSEVTLTNTSGKEVFRFRLTSNTFETKQPQGVYIMNLTTKEGKTYSKKVIIK, encoded by the coding sequence ATGAAAACTTATTTATTACATGCCCAACGCACGATGAAAGCAGCAGTTCTGACATCATTCCTACTTTTAACAAGCACGATGACTTTTGCACAGATTGTGAAGACCTATGCAAGCAGTCAAACCAATCAGGTATTCGGAGTATGCTTAGGCTGCGGAGTATTGAATCCTCAAAATGCAGTAGGAAGTAACGAAACTGACTACTCAACTATCCAGGTTTCAGTAGGCCTTTTGGCGAGAACGGAACAGACATTGATCTTTCCAACGACTAATATTGCAAACAACACCAACAAGCTTGTGATTGGAATTGGTTCAAATGGCACTCCACTATCTGCTCAACTATTGGGAGGAGTATCAATTGAAACATTTAACGGTAATGTTTCCAACAACGATTACCAAAGTCTTAACAATGGACTGATCAACCTTGGAGCCGGAGACCCAAGCAAAGGTGAAATTGAGCTTACCATGAACATTCCTTTTGACCGTGTCAAAATCAATGTGAATTCAGGATTATTGAATGTAGGCGGTGAGCTTAGAGTATATTATGCTTATCAGTACAAAGATCCGTTCATCAATTTCCTAGCTCACAGTGAGAACGGACAGTTTACTCTTAACAAAAATATTATTGCAGCAGGTTCGGAAGTTACTTTAACCAATACTTCAGGAAAAGAGGTATTCCGTTTCAGGCTGACATCAAACACGTTTGAAACAAAACAGCCACAAGGAGTATACATCATGAACCTTACCACAAAAGAAGGAAAAACATATTCTAAAAAGGTAATTATCAAATAA
- a CDS encoding T9SS type A sorting domain-containing protein, whose product MKSILLSKRRLFQAALFLGFIFQSNGSQAQSRIYAHDQLSNVYGVCLACAVQNPLNAVGDNEDNYSTMVMGTVLLGGVEQTLRFPEVRTNTKLVIGIGTNNIPLTVQLLSGIYIETFSGTTANNDSQMVSGSLLKLADNPSRATIELTPASSYNAVKIRLSGGVLSLGGGFRIYYAYQDPLISIMAHSENGQVSLGGNVPVEGSEVTLFNIYGKEVFRSTLKSNTFEPRQPEGVYIMNVQTKEGKTYSRKISIK is encoded by the coding sequence ATGAAATCTATTTTACTTTCAAAGAGACGTCTGTTCCAGGCGGCATTATTTCTAGGCTTTATCTTCCAGTCAAACGGTTCACAGGCACAAAGCAGAATCTACGCACACGATCAGCTCTCCAACGTATATGGAGTATGTCTGGCATGTGCCGTACAGAATCCTCTGAATGCCGTAGGAGATAATGAAGACAACTATTCTACCATGGTCATGGGTACCGTTTTGCTGGGTGGTGTTGAGCAAACTTTGAGATTTCCTGAAGTGAGAACGAACACTAAATTAGTGATTGGCATCGGTACGAATAATATTCCTCTTACCGTTCAGCTTCTAAGCGGTATATACATCGAAACATTTAGCGGAACAACTGCTAACAATGACAGCCAAATGGTAAGCGGCAGTTTACTGAAGCTCGCAGACAATCCTTCCAGAGCAACTATTGAACTTACTCCTGCCAGCTCTTATAATGCAGTTAAAATAAGACTGAGCGGAGGTGTATTAAGCCTTGGCGGCGGATTCAGAATTTATTATGCTTACCAGGATCCACTGATCAGCATAATGGCTCACAGTGAAAACGGTCAGGTTAGTCTTGGAGGAAATGTTCCGGTAGAAGGTTCAGAAGTAACCTTGTTCAATATCTACGGAAAAGAAGTCTTTCGTTCTACATTAAAATCAAACACTTTTGAACCCAGACAGCCTGAAGGTGTTTATATCATGAATGTACAAACTAAAGAAGGAAAAACATATTCAAGAAAAATTTCAATCAAATAA
- a CDS encoding MFS transporter, translating to MEFIQIKNPNPRSLAIGMGLSMAGLLLLAAAHQYYMILISVALIGMGSSIFHPEASRVAQLASGGQKGLAQSIFQVGGNSGSAIGPLLVALIILPLGQGYVSLVAIAAFIGIIVLWRIGNWYAERLSLKKSAKHPNDIIEIQLSRKKVIFSISVLLALVFSKYIYLASMTNYFTFFLIDKFHISVKDSQLYLFMFLAAVAVGTILGGKLGDKYGRKKIIWISILGAAPFTLCLPYLSLVWTIVFAVLIGLIIASAFSAILVYATDLMPNKIGLVAGLFFGFMFGMGGIGSAVLGAVADDTSIEYVFKICAFLPLMGIITAFLPNIKGRKK from the coding sequence TTGGAATTTATACAGATAAAAAACCCAAATCCTAGATCTTTAGCGATAGGAATGGGACTATCGATGGCCGGCCTATTGCTTTTGGCAGCGGCTCATCAATATTATATGATCCTGATTTCTGTTGCATTAATTGGAATGGGATCATCCATTTTCCATCCTGAAGCTTCGAGGGTGGCACAATTGGCATCTGGCGGACAAAAAGGACTTGCCCAATCTATTTTCCAGGTAGGGGGAAATTCCGGAAGCGCTATTGGACCTCTGTTGGTTGCATTAATTATTCTTCCTTTAGGACAAGGCTATGTGAGTCTTGTGGCAATCGCCGCTTTTATAGGGATCATTGTATTGTGGAGAATCGGAAACTGGTATGCAGAAAGACTTTCACTAAAGAAATCTGCTAAACACCCGAATGATATTATTGAGATTCAGCTGTCCAGAAAAAAAGTTATATTTTCAATCAGTGTTCTTTTGGCTTTAGTATTCTCGAAATACATTTATCTGGCTTCAATGACGAACTACTTTACGTTCTTCCTCATTGATAAATTCCATATTTCTGTGAAGGATTCCCAGCTCTATTTATTTATGTTTCTTGCAGCGGTTGCGGTAGGAACTATTTTGGGCGGGAAATTAGGAGATAAATACGGCAGAAAAAAGATCATCTGGATTTCTATTTTGGGAGCCGCACCATTTACGCTTTGCCTTCCTTATCTTTCTTTAGTTTGGACGATTGTATTTGCTGTTTTAATTGGTTTAATCATTGCATCAGCCTTTTCAGCGATCCTAGTTTATGCGACGGATCTTATGCCTAATAAAATAGGATTGGTAGCGGGATTATTTTTTGGTTTTATGTTTGGAATGGGCGGAATTGGTTCAGCCGTTTTGGGAGCAGTAGCCGATGACACAAGTATAGAATATGTATTTAAAATCTGTGCGTTTCTACCTCTTATGGGAATCATAACCGCTTTTTTACCTAATATTAAAGGACGGAAGAAATAA
- a CDS encoding FadR/GntR family transcriptional regulator, whose amino-acid sequence MQIQRKTLAQEVADRLIEGITNDEYAIGEKLPTEPELMKIYGVGRSSIREAIKILSIKGILSVQQGVGTFVISKNIQESLEAQMNNAEFDEVYEVRSLLDSKIAARAAMYRSKKELEAIKVYLDLRHQFAESNQALECYQADINFHISIAEACGNALLKEIYKIASKHILKTFESSHNNNTDSFKLSQKIHTDLYECIERKDADQAGRIAQLIVEKVY is encoded by the coding sequence ATGCAAATTCAAAGAAAAACATTAGCACAAGAGGTTGCGGACAGATTAATTGAAGGAATAACCAATGATGAATATGCTATTGGTGAAAAGCTTCCGACTGAACCGGAGCTTATGAAAATCTATGGTGTAGGCCGCTCAAGCATCCGTGAAGCTATAAAAATCTTATCGATAAAAGGAATTCTCAGCGTACAACAAGGTGTAGGCACATTTGTAATTTCAAAAAATATTCAGGAATCATTAGAAGCTCAGATGAACAATGCCGAATTTGATGAAGTATATGAAGTACGTTCACTCTTAGATTCAAAAATTGCAGCAAGAGCAGCAATGTATCGCAGCAAAAAGGAATTAGAAGCTATTAAGGTGTATTTAGACCTCAGACATCAGTTTGCTGAAAGTAATCAGGCACTGGAATGCTACCAGGCAGATATCAATTTTCACATATCTATTGCTGAAGCCTGTGGGAATGCTCTTTTAAAAGAAATTTATAAAATAGCAAGCAAGCATATTCTCAAAACTTTTGAAAGCAGTCATAACAACAATACAGATTCTTTTAAGCTTTCTCAAAAGATACATACTGATCTTTATGAATGTATAGAAAGAAAAGATGCTGATCAGGCAGGAAGAATTGCACAGCTGATTGTTGAAAAAGTATATTAA
- the rpsT gene encoding 30S ribosomal protein S20 has translation MANHKSALKRIRQNEVRKVRNRYYHKTARTALKVLRNEENKAAATEQLPKVIALLDKLAKKNIIHKNKAANLKSKLTKHVNKLA, from the coding sequence ATGGCAAATCATAAATCAGCATTAAAGAGAATCAGACAAAACGAAGTTAGAAAAGTTCGTAACAGATATTACCACAAGACTGCAAGAACTGCTCTTAAGGTTTTGAGAAATGAAGAAAACAAAGCTGCTGCTACAGAGCAACTGCCTAAAGTTATCGCTTTATTGGATAAATTAGCTAAGAAAAATATTATCCACAAGAACAAAGCGGCTAACTTGAAAAGCAAATTAACAAAGCACGTTAATAAATTAGCGTAA